In one Nomascus leucogenys isolate Asia chromosome 13, Asia_NLE_v1, whole genome shotgun sequence genomic region, the following are encoded:
- the GATA5 gene encoding transcription factor GATA-5 produces the protein MYQSLALAASPSQAAYADSGSFLHAPGAGSPMFVPPARIPSMLSYLSGCEPSPQPPELAARPGWAQTATADSSAFGPGSPHPPAAHPPGATAFPFAHSPSGPGSGGSAGGRDGSAYQSALLPREQFAAPLGRPVGTSYSATYPAYVSPNVAQSWTAGPFDGSVLHGLSDRRPTFVSDFLEEFPGEGRECVNCGALSTPLWRRDGTGHYLCNACGLYHKMNGVNRPLVRPQKRLSSSRRAGLCCTNCRTTNTTLWRRNSEGEPVCNACGLYMKLHGVPRPLAMKKESIQTRKRKPKTIAKARGSSGSTRNASASPSAVPSTDSSAATLKAKPSLASPVCPGPGMGPQASGQEDDSLAPGHLEFKFEPEDFAFPSTALSPQAGLGGALRQEAWCALALA, from the exons ATGTACCAGAGCCTGGCGCTGGCCGCGAGCCCCAGCCAGGCCGCCTACGCCGACTCGGGCTCCTTCCTGCACGCTCCAGGCGCCGGCTCTCCGATGTTTGTGCCGCCCGCGCGCATCCCCTCGATGCTGTCCTACCTGTCCGGGTGTGAGCCGAGCCCGCAGCCCCCCGAGCTCGCTGCGCGCCCCGGCTGGGCGCAGACCGCCACCGCGGATTCGTCGGCCTTCGGCCCGGGCAGCCCGCACCCGCCAGCCGCGCACCCTCCCGGAGCCACCGCCTTCCCTTTCGCGCACAGCCCCTCGGGGCCCGGCAGCGGCGGCAGCGCGGGAGGCCGAGACGGCAGTGCCTACCAGAGCGCGCTGTTGCCTCGAGAACAGTTCGCGGCCCCGCTTGGGCGGCCGGTGGGGACCTCGTACTCCGCCACCTACCCGGCCTACGTGAGCCCCAACGTGGCCCAGTCCTGGACTGCCGGGCCCTTCGATGGCAGCGTCCTGCACGGCCTCTCAGACCGCAGGCCCACCTTCG tgtCCGACTTCTTGGAGGAGTTCCCGGGTGAGGGTCGTGAGTGTGTCAACTGCGGGGCCCTGTCCACACCACTGTGGCGCCGAGACGGCACCGGCCACTACCTGTGCAATGCCTGCGGCCTCTACCACAAGATGAACGGCGTCAACCGGCCGCTCGTTCGGCCCCAGAAGCGCCTG TCCTCGTCCCGCCGCGCCGGCCTCTGCTGCACCAACTGCCGCACGACCAACACCACGCTGTGGCGGCGGAACTCAGAGGGGGAGCCCGTGTGCAATGCCTGCGGCCTCTACATGAAGCTGCATGGG GTGCCGCGGCCTCTGGCCATGAAGAAGGAAAGCATCCAGACACGGAAGCGGAAGCCAAAGACCATTGCCAAGGCCAGGGGTTCCTCAG GATCCACAAGgaacgcctcggcctccccatcTGCTGTCCCCAGCACTGACAGCTCAGCAGCCACTTTGaaagccaagcccagcctggcGTCCCCAGTGTGCCCTGGGCCCGGTATGGGCCCCCAG GCCTCCGGCCAGGAGGATGACTCCCTTGCCCCCGGCCACTTGGAGTTCAAGTTCGAGCCTGAAGACTTTGCATTCCCCTCCACAGCCCTGAGCCCCCAGGCTGGCCTCGGGGGGGCTCTGCGCCAAGAGGCCTGGTGTGCGCTGGCCTTGGCCTAG